In Parasteatoda tepidariorum isolate YZ-2023 chromosome 2, CAS_Ptep_4.0, whole genome shotgun sequence, one DNA window encodes the following:
- the LOC122270432 gene encoding adult-specific rigid cuticular protein 15.5-like, which translates to MEIFVIFSFVGYVYGMPMIVGAMGGTIGEGMGHGGGMHVPQPYAFGYAAPNHMSTHFRSEVGDGSGMVRGSYGYQDAQGLRRQVDYVAGPGIGFQANVKTNEPGTIGHQKEQPSHVVMQAQPPPPGVQTHFGSSLQSMKMMAGGMEGMKMMEGGVKMMGGSTKMMGGGMMGGGYGMVGGGKYFK; encoded by the exons atg gaaatatttgtcattttctCCTTCGTTGGCTACGTCTATGGAATGCCTATGATAGTTGGCGCTATGGGAGGTACGATAGGTGAAGGCATGGGACATGGAGGAGGCATg CACGTGCCTCAACCTTATGCCTTTGGGTATGCGGCTCCGAATCACATGAGTACTCACTTCAGGAGCGAAGTCGGGGATGGTAGTGGAATGGTAAGAGGTTCTTATGGCTACCAGGATGCTCAGGGTCTCCGTCGACAGGTTGATTATGTGGCTGGACCTGGTATAGGATTCCAAGCAAATGTGAAAACCAACGAACCAGGAACTATAGGACATCAAAAGGAACAACCATCTCACGTAGTGATGCAAGCTCAACCTCCACCTCCTGGAGTGCAAA CTCACTTTGGAAGTAGCTTACAATCTATGAAGATGATGGCTGGTGGCATGGAAGGCATGAAAATGATGGAAGGAGGCGTGAAAATGATGGGAGGAAGCACGAAAATGATGGGCGGAGGCATGATGGGTGGTGGCTATGGAATGGTGGGTGgaggcaaatattttaaataa